From Paenibacillus sp. GP183, one genomic window encodes:
- a CDS encoding GNAT family N-acetyltransferase — protein MILYEHIGIKVRTLTESDAVLLVQWLNDPAVLLYYEGRDRPHDEELVRRHFYEKRERITQCIVEKEGRPIGYIQYYPISEEERLEYGYAEAKERIYGMDQFIGETDCWNKGIGTELVSSMADFVITHEHADRIVMDPQTWNTRALRVYEKCGFVRVKILPQHEWHEGENKDCWLIEYKRG, from the coding sequence ATGATTTTATACGAGCACATAGGTATCAAAGTAAGAACTCTGACTGAAAGCGACGCCGTGTTGCTGGTGCAATGGCTGAACGACCCGGCCGTACTACTATATTATGAGGGACGAGACCGTCCGCATGACGAAGAGTTGGTTAGGCGGCATTTTTATGAAAAGCGGGAACGAATTACTCAATGCATCGTCGAAAAGGAAGGGCGGCCTATCGGTTATATCCAGTATTATCCGATTAGTGAGGAAGAACGGTTGGAGTATGGGTATGCTGAGGCAAAGGAACGGATTTATGGCATGGACCAATTTATCGGGGAAACCGACTGCTGGAACAAAGGCATTGGAACTGAACTTGTCTCGTCGATGGCTGATTTTGTAATCACGCATGAACATGCTGACCGGATCGTCATGGACCCGCAAACCTGGAATACAAGGGCACTGAGAGTTTATGAGAAATGCGGCTTTGTTCGTGTGAAAATCCTGCCGCAACACGAGTGGCACGAAGGGGAAAATAAAGATTGCTGGCTAATTGAGTATAAACGGGGGTAA
- a CDS encoding right-handed parallel beta-helix repeat-containing protein — translation MKIQKSGSESEGFITLRSAEGEHAILDGTGVKVDTEGICFIIDASYVQVQDIELRNYRTEQAGTTPIGIFVKGASHHIGISGNIIHDMGTDFQGHNGGDAHGIAVYGTSDSPQHDIFIDFNELYNLKLGSSEALAINGNVDGFRVVRNSIHDNNNIGIVIIGFEGVSPDPANDRARNGVILQNHVYNISSYRNPAYGNQYAAAGIYVDGGTKVSIEDNDIHDNDYGIELASEHAGGKTSEVEALHNRIYQNRASGISLGGYDEHRGSTLNCVIQENELIYNNANHLGYGELNLAFDTRSNQIINNQIKANEDGLMITNEFKQSLGNTIDYNVYSSKGNPQWSWKGEKFNDFVTYMKKTSNDLHSSIELIK, via the coding sequence GTGAAAATCCAAAAATCAGGCTCCGAATCTGAAGGCTTTATCACACTTAGAAGCGCCGAAGGAGAACATGCGATTTTGGATGGAACAGGCGTGAAGGTGGATACCGAGGGTATATGTTTTATTATAGATGCGAGCTACGTTCAGGTACAAGATATTGAGCTGCGCAACTATAGAACGGAACAAGCCGGTACAACTCCAATCGGAATTTTTGTCAAAGGTGCAAGCCATCATATTGGAATTTCCGGAAACATCATTCATGATATGGGGACTGACTTCCAAGGCCATAATGGTGGTGACGCACATGGAATCGCAGTATACGGAACATCGGACTCCCCGCAGCATGATATTTTCATCGATTTCAACGAGTTGTATAACCTGAAGTTGGGTTCCAGCGAAGCTCTTGCTATCAATGGCAATGTGGATGGGTTTCGGGTGGTTAGAAACTCTATTCACGATAACAATAATATAGGCATCGTGATTATCGGATTTGAAGGTGTTTCACCGGATCCGGCGAATGACAGGGCGAGAAACGGCGTAATTCTCCAAAATCACGTATACAACATCTCTTCTTATCGCAACCCGGCATACGGCAACCAATATGCTGCTGCGGGGATTTATGTTGACGGCGGTACGAAAGTGTCTATTGAGGATAACGATATCCATGACAACGATTATGGCATTGAACTTGCCAGCGAGCATGCCGGCGGGAAAACGTCGGAAGTGGAGGCATTGCATAACCGAATATATCAAAACCGCGCTTCGGGAATTTCACTTGGCGGATACGACGAACACCGGGGATCGACCTTAAACTGCGTCATACAGGAGAATGAATTAATATATAACAACGCCAACCATCTCGGCTACGGTGAGCTCAATTTAGCGTTCGATACCAGAAGCAATCAGATAATTAACAACCAGATTAAAGCCAATGAAGACGGTCTGATGATCACAAACGAATTTAAACAAAGCTTGGGTAACACTATCGATTATAATGTTTATTCCAGTAAGGGGAATCCCCAATGGAGCTGGAAAGGTGAGAAATTTAATGATTTTGTAACCTATATGAAGAAAACCAGCAACGATCTCCACTCTTCAATTGAACTTATTAAATAA
- a CDS encoding class I SAM-dependent methyltransferase, producing MPNHEEIYSNQAETYDLLISKQESLYETINTIKRVEGLDILDIGAGSGRLTCVLAPKVKSILALDQSEAMLQVTANKLQKAGLHNWRTQVADHRKLPVEDNSADLIVSGWSICYLGSSNVENWKENIHQVMMEIKRVLRPGGTAIIIENFGTGSETPNPPNFLSEYYSLLETVYGCSHKWIRTDYTFENLGEAERLTRFFFGDILAEKVVKEKLAKLPECAVVWWLNL from the coding sequence ATGCCAAATCATGAAGAAATTTATTCAAATCAAGCTGAAACTTATGATCTTCTCATTTCGAAGCAAGAAAGTCTTTATGAAACAATCAATACAATTAAGCGAGTTGAAGGTTTAGACATTTTAGACATAGGGGCTGGCTCTGGAAGACTAACATGTGTTCTAGCCCCAAAGGTTAAATCAATCTTGGCTTTAGATCAATCAGAAGCAATGTTACAAGTTACTGCAAATAAACTTCAAAAAGCAGGATTACATAATTGGAGAACTCAAGTTGCTGACCATAGAAAACTACCTGTGGAAGATAACAGTGCTGATTTAATTGTATCAGGTTGGAGTATTTGCTATCTAGGAAGTTCCAATGTTGAAAATTGGAAAGAAAATATTCACCAAGTTATGATGGAAATCAAACGTGTTCTTCGTCCTGGCGGTACCGCAATTATTATTGAAAATTTTGGAACCGGGTCAGAAACGCCCAATCCTCCAAATTTCTTAAGCGAATACTATTCTCTTCTTGAAACCGTATATGGTTGTTCTCATAAATGGATAAGAACTGATTATACCTTTGAAAACCTAGGAGAAGCAGAAAGGCTTACACGTTTTTTCTTTGGTGATATATTAGCGGAGAAGGTGGTTAAAGAAAAACTGGCTAAATTACCAGAATGTGCAGTAGTCTGGTGGTTAAACTTATAA
- a CDS encoding methyltransferase domain-containing protein: MKIKDVATKLNISPRAIRFYEDKGLISPYKQENNLYRTFNEKEVWRLQTIISLREAGMTIADIKKALPEVDEKDKEQLQYYLEMQRSIIFSQWLELKQIIETTDTMIELLKYKNSLPLNDIFLLAEGSKRLREMRKNWRDKWDFDHQAKTHDERVLNNDNEYKGYEEALKITIQWVSPRVGERGLDIGTGTGNLAGKFLDKGVQMAGIDQSKEMMKQCRSKHPQMEIKLGNFLAIPYLDGQFDFIVTTFALHHISDEQKLLALDEMRRVLKPHGRICITDLMFENETKKELYIKDLNEQGKTDLIKTIQNEYYSICSSLLNWFDENGYITKHRQLNDLLYIVYAVPIR; encoded by the coding sequence ATGAAAATCAAAGATGTAGCAACAAAATTGAATATTTCTCCGAGAGCAATTCGCTTTTACGAAGATAAAGGGCTAATTTCACCCTATAAGCAGGAAAACAATCTATATAGAACTTTTAACGAAAAGGAAGTATGGCGTTTACAAACTATTATATCCCTTAGAGAAGCAGGAATGACAATTGCAGATATAAAAAAAGCATTACCAGAAGTTGATGAAAAAGATAAGGAACAACTGCAATATTATCTGGAAATGCAACGTTCTATTATTTTTTCCCAATGGCTTGAGTTAAAACAAATTATTGAAACAACTGATACCATGATTGAACTTTTAAAATATAAAAATTCACTTCCATTAAATGATATTTTCTTACTCGCTGAGGGGTCGAAAAGACTTAGAGAAATGCGAAAAAATTGGAGGGATAAATGGGACTTTGACCATCAAGCAAAAACTCATGACGAACGGGTTTTAAATAATGACAACGAATATAAAGGTTACGAGGAAGCTCTTAAAATAACTATCCAATGGGTTTCTCCAAGGGTTGGAGAAAGAGGGTTAGATATTGGAACAGGAACTGGTAATTTAGCAGGAAAGTTTCTTGACAAGGGAGTACAAATGGCAGGAATTGACCAGTCAAAAGAAATGATGAAACAATGCCGAAGTAAGCATCCACAAATGGAAATTAAACTTGGGAATTTTCTTGCTATTCCATACTTGGATGGGCAATTCGATTTTATAGTAACAACCTTCGCACTACACCATATATCAGACGAACAAAAACTTTTGGCATTAGATGAAATGCGTCGAGTATTAAAACCTCATGGAAGAATTTGTATTACTGATTTAATGTTCGAAAATGAAACAAAAAAAGAACTATATATTAAAGATTTGAACGAGCAAGGGAAAACGGACTTAATCAAAACTATTCAAAATGAGTATTATTCAATATGTTCCTCATTACTGAATTGGTTTGACGAAAATGGCTATATCACTAAACATAGACAATTAAACGATTTACTTTATATCGTTTATGCCGTTCCAATCAGATAA
- a CDS encoding DUF402 domain-containing protein, producing MDDEITIQVLKFGDHLHYEWTTKLLEKTETHIFVLGEYGRKLNHHTKQKIFTVDNWTIEFFSFDLWFTVSADVVDGKIKQYYCNINEPAKIKGNTVSFVDLDLDLIQRNGDWKVVDEDEFEINSVRFNYPEELIRRSRKELNNLQDRVKNNKFPFDGAIERFIKFIPK from the coding sequence ATGGATGATGAAATCACTATCCAGGTTTTGAAATTTGGTGATCACCTACATTATGAGTGGACAACAAAGCTTTTAGAAAAAACCGAAACTCATATTTTTGTGTTAGGTGAATACGGAAGAAAATTAAACCATCACACTAAGCAAAAAATATTTACAGTAGATAATTGGACAATTGAATTTTTTTCATTTGATTTGTGGTTTACTGTCAGCGCTGACGTAGTTGACGGGAAGATAAAGCAGTACTATTGCAATATTAACGAACCTGCGAAGATCAAGGGAAATACAGTTTCATTTGTAGATTTAGACCTAGATCTAATCCAACGAAACGGTGATTGGAAGGTTGTTGATGAAGATGAATTTGAAATCAATTCTGTTAGATTTAATTATCCAGAAGAATTAATTAGGAGAAGCAGGAAAGAGCTAAATAACTTACAAGATCGTGTAAAGAACAACAAGTTTCCTTTTGATGGCGCAATCGAACGATTTATAAAGTTTATCCCAAAGTGA
- a CDS encoding TetR/AcrR family transcriptional regulator — MSEIKRVKSVRSKLSDDVAEKPARTLGRKRDHTRDAKILEAAIDILAEASFDGMTMDMVAARAKAGKATVYRRWSSKAELVRDALTWMNRNHLELDRLPDTGTLRGDLLALLKPQSIEEEERKFRVLAGLGSFLQHPEFAEAGKAGIFEPWVAVNRELMHRAVGRGEFPAHADIEIACQVITSMASFRGLIQRKPFDKRFYTALIDGILLPALKNPQTAPNDMDR; from the coding sequence ATGAGTGAAATCAAAAGGGTAAAGTCCGTCAGATCCAAATTATCTGACGACGTAGCGGAAAAGCCCGCGCGAACGCTAGGCCGCAAGCGAGATCACACGCGGGATGCTAAAATCCTCGAGGCGGCAATCGACATCCTCGCCGAAGCGAGTTTCGATGGTATGACAATGGACATGGTCGCGGCTCGAGCGAAGGCTGGGAAGGCGACGGTGTACCGCCGCTGGTCTTCCAAGGCAGAGTTAGTCCGAGACGCCTTGACCTGGATGAACCGAAATCATCTTGAGCTCGACCGCTTGCCCGATACAGGAACCTTGCGCGGTGATCTCCTCGCGCTTTTGAAGCCGCAATCGATCGAGGAAGAAGAGCGCAAATTTCGAGTCCTCGCGGGCCTAGGCTCCTTTTTGCAGCATCCGGAATTTGCCGAAGCGGGAAAAGCCGGGATTTTCGAGCCGTGGGTTGCCGTGAACCGCGAGCTCATGCACCGAGCCGTCGGCCGCGGTGAATTTCCCGCTCACGCGGACATTGAAATAGCTTGCCAGGTCATTACTTCAATGGCTTCTTTTCGCGGACTTATCCAGCGCAAGCCGTTCGACAAGCGTTTCTACACTGCGCTAATCGACGGCATTCTGCTGCCTGCCCTTAAAAACCCGCAAACAGCTCCAAATGACATGGATCGATGA
- a CDS encoding SDR family NAD(P)-dependent oxidoreductase: MDKKVWFITGASRGLGRVWAEAALTRGDKVAATARTLADVADLKERFGEAVLPMALDVTDADQARHVVRQAHAHFGKLDVVLNNAGYTLVGTVEEASEADVRALFDTNYFGTLRVIQAALPLLRQQGSGHILGVSSALGIVARPLIGFYCTSKWAVEALHESLAQEVKGLGIKVTLLEPGAYATDFGSPSSLKSAPGIDAYDDLRKRVFGRLSSEERGDPQATAEAILKIVDAEDPPLRFAVGAGVLPMARDAYADRLATWEAWEAVSNAAQGKLK; encoded by the coding sequence ATGGATAAAAAGGTCTGGTTCATTACGGGAGCCTCTCGCGGTTTGGGGCGCGTTTGGGCCGAAGCCGCACTCACGCGCGGCGATAAGGTCGCGGCTACCGCCCGCACATTGGCAGACGTTGCCGATCTGAAGGAACGTTTCGGAGAAGCCGTTCTCCCCATGGCGCTCGACGTAACTGATGCCGATCAGGCTCGGCATGTCGTTCGGCAGGCTCACGCGCATTTCGGCAAGCTGGACGTTGTCCTCAACAATGCCGGTTACACCCTGGTCGGCACGGTTGAGGAGGCTAGCGAGGCCGACGTCCGCGCTCTGTTTGATACGAACTACTTTGGTACGCTTCGGGTCATCCAAGCTGCCCTGCCTCTGCTGCGGCAACAGGGCAGCGGGCATATACTCGGCGTCTCAAGCGCCCTTGGGATTGTGGCGAGGCCGCTCATCGGCTTCTATTGCACCTCCAAATGGGCAGTCGAAGCGCTCCACGAAAGCCTGGCGCAAGAGGTCAAAGGCCTTGGCATCAAGGTGACGCTGCTCGAGCCCGGCGCCTATGCGACCGATTTTGGAAGTCCCTCGTCGCTGAAGAGCGCACCGGGAATTGACGCCTATGACGATCTTCGGAAGCGGGTTTTCGGGCGTCTATCGAGCGAAGAACGCGGCGATCCGCAGGCGACAGCAGAAGCCATCCTCAAGATCGTGGACGCAGAGGATCCGCCGCTGCGATTTGCGGTCGGCGCCGGGGTCCTGCCTATGGCGCGTGACGCTTATGCTGACCGCCTAGCCACCTGGGAGGCGTGGGAGGCTGTCTCGAACGCAGCGCAAGGCAAACTAAAGTAA
- a CDS encoding SDR family oxidoreductase encodes MKHVIAKLRTWIEGETSRLPWGNLRHWLRSGGTSSTEGASQEKVDRAISRLRHDAKGYAVDLSNEAQVRQLFNQIGEFDHLVFTAGEPLQPEALSTMDIDAASQFFNLRYWGELMAAKYGSGHIKAGGSITLVSGTTGMRPKKGSTIGASLCGAIEALTRALAVELGPLRVNAVCLGFMHTEMWNGIPDAERKNPEIYNFVTCDGTLDCQAPHEYLYLYIFNSQEDRVKSIDDLNKQMQKYAESTSCCMAEKKCDGNILACRIS; translated from the coding sequence ATGAAACATGTCATTGCAAAATTACGAACGTGGATTGAAGGGGAAACGAGTCGTCTGCCTTGGGGGAACCTCAGGCATTGGCTACGCAGTGGCGGAACGAGCAGCACTGAAGGCGCGTCGCAGGAGAAGGTGGATCGTGCTATTTCTCGATTACGTCATGACGCGAAAGGCTACGCGGTCGATCTATCGAACGAGGCGCAGGTTCGTCAATTGTTCAATCAAATTGGTGAATTTGACCATCTAGTATTTACCGCAGGCGAACCTCTACAACCAGAGGCTCTCTCCACGATGGATATCGACGCGGCGAGTCAATTCTTTAACCTGAGGTACTGGGGCGAGCTGATGGCTGCAAAATACGGCAGTGGTCACATCAAAGCGGGTGGCTCTATTACTTTGGTTTCAGGCACAACTGGAATGCGGCCGAAGAAAGGTTCGACAATCGGGGCCAGTCTATGCGGCGCGATCGAGGCGCTGACCCGAGCACTAGCCGTCGAACTCGGTCCGTTGCGGGTCAACGCAGTTTGTTTAGGGTTTATGCACACGGAAATGTGGAATGGGATTCCTGATGCAGAACGAAAGAATCCTGAAATCTATAACTTTGTGACGTGTGATGGAACCCTTGATTGCCAAGCACCACATGAATATTTGTACCTTTATATATTTAATTCTCAAGAAGACCGAGTAAAATCCATTGATGATCTAAACAAACAAATGCAAAAGTATGCTGAAAGCACGTCCTGTTGTATGGCAGAGAAAAAATGCGATGGTAATATATTGGCATGTCGGATCTCTTGA
- a CDS encoding class I SAM-dependent methyltransferase: MYNKKLIQKFDKQARIYEVRRKKLTERVWREKLISCAKGRVLEVAVGAGANFHYYPKGIKLTAVDFSPEMLNKARLAAADYGIQAEFVLSEVESLAFPDNSFDTIVSTLSFCGYEEPGVILEAFNKWCKCDGQILLMEHGISSNRLIAGMQTVADPLFKKVVGCHLNRDIVQILQKSKLRIIKIEHYMLGTVHLVCAMPNK, from the coding sequence TTGTATAACAAAAAATTAATACAAAAATTTGATAAACAAGCGAGAATATATGAGGTTAGAAGAAAAAAATTGACGGAAAGAGTTTGGCGGGAAAAACTGATCAGCTGCGCAAAAGGCCGAGTGCTTGAAGTGGCGGTTGGCGCGGGGGCCAATTTTCATTATTATCCCAAGGGCATTAAACTAACCGCAGTAGATTTCAGTCCGGAAATGCTGAACAAAGCTAGACTGGCTGCAGCAGACTATGGCATTCAAGCGGAGTTCGTTCTCTCCGAAGTCGAGTCGCTCGCATTTCCGGATAATTCTTTCGATACGATTGTGTCTACACTGTCGTTTTGCGGTTATGAAGAGCCAGGCGTCATTCTTGAGGCATTCAATAAATGGTGCAAATGTGATGGTCAAATCTTGCTAATGGAACATGGAATCAGCTCTAATCGTCTGATCGCCGGCATGCAGACTGTGGCGGATCCGTTGTTCAAAAAGGTTGTTGGGTGTCATTTAAATCGCGATATTGTTCAGATCCTTCAGAAATCTAAGTTACGGATTATCAAAATCGAGCACTATATGTTGGGTACGGTCCACTTGGTCTGTGCAATGCCCAATAAATAG
- a CDS encoding TetR/AcrR family transcriptional regulator → MNNGVDDRMSPRNEEQNKQIREERTEQLLKNALKVFARKGLSAAKINDIANEAGSSYGLVYHYLGSKEEIFKTLVKLALDGSVMVVETAANQELSPFEQLKWLTDTILHALANEGAFYYLIMIQAFTSDAVPEEVKSMVKCTSPTAVEKLIPIIIAGQQAGQIVKDDPIKLAIVYFALIQGVAMQQVQSNAAQPILHSDLVLRMFKA, encoded by the coding sequence ATGAATAACGGAGTGGATGACCGTATGTCACCTAGAAATGAAGAACAAAATAAACAAATCCGGGAAGAACGCACAGAGCAGTTACTCAAGAATGCTCTTAAAGTATTTGCTCGAAAGGGGTTATCGGCTGCGAAGATTAATGATATTGCGAATGAAGCCGGTTCGAGTTATGGATTGGTTTATCATTATCTAGGCTCGAAGGAAGAGATTTTTAAGACATTAGTAAAACTGGCATTGGACGGATCCGTCATGGTTGTCGAAACTGCTGCGAACCAAGAACTATCTCCTTTCGAACAATTAAAGTGGTTGACCGACACCATACTCCATGCACTTGCAAATGAAGGAGCATTTTACTACCTGATTATGATTCAGGCCTTCACTTCCGACGCTGTGCCGGAAGAAGTAAAGTCAATGGTGAAATGCACGTCACCAACAGCAGTGGAAAAATTAATTCCAATCATTATAGCTGGGCAACAAGCCGGTCAAATTGTAAAGGACGACCCCATTAAGCTTGCCATAGTTTACTTCGCCTTGATTCAAGGGGTTGCCATGCAACAAGTCCAAAGTAATGCCGCGCAGCCGATTCTTCATTCAGATCTTGTATTACGAATGTTTAAAGCGTGA
- the aac(6') gene encoding aminoglycoside 6'-N-acetyltransferase, with product MDKIVEAQQQHLDIFLEMGLDLWTDYDYEELRVTLLDILQSDKYKVLFYCTDEEFIAFIYLSVRTDYVEGSDSSPTGYIEGIYVKPGHRRKGISRKLLTEGEQWLKGKGCKQIGSDIYIDNKVSYDFHTSIGFKEAGRLIALIKDLE from the coding sequence ATGGATAAGATCGTTGAGGCCCAACAACAGCATCTTGATATTTTTTTAGAAATGGGCTTAGATTTATGGACTGATTATGATTATGAGGAACTTAGGGTTACTTTACTGGATATTCTTCAATCGGACAAGTACAAGGTGCTATTTTATTGTACAGATGAAGAATTTATTGCATTTATTTATTTGTCTGTTAGAACGGACTATGTTGAAGGCTCAGATTCAAGCCCAACGGGATATATAGAAGGGATATATGTTAAGCCTGGACATAGAAGAAAAGGAATATCCAGAAAACTATTAACTGAAGGAGAACAATGGCTAAAGGGTAAAGGATGTAAACAAATTGGATCCGACATCTACATTGATAATAAAGTTAGTTATGATTTTCATACCAGTATAGGATTTAAGGAAGCAGGGCGACTTATAGCATTAATTAAGGACTTAGAGTAG
- a CDS encoding NUDIX hydrolase translates to MGDKMEYFRQLRAFVGHNPIILTGALVIMANKNGQILLQHRTDGTWGLPGGLMELGESLKDTAKREVYEETGLTIGELELVDVFSGPEYFYKISNGDEFYSVTALYMTNEVSGELVIEDSESKELRYFYLENLPKPMDKEYIDCIEAYIRKIS, encoded by the coding sequence TTGGGTGATAAAATGGAATACTTTCGGCAATTAAGGGCATTTGTTGGACACAATCCAATTATATTAACTGGGGCATTAGTAATCATGGCAAATAAAAATGGGCAAATTCTTTTACAGCATAGAACAGATGGTACTTGGGGATTACCGGGGGGGCTTATGGAATTAGGGGAGTCTCTAAAAGATACAGCCAAAAGAGAGGTTTACGAGGAAACAGGGCTTACAATAGGTGAATTAGAGTTAGTTGATGTTTTTTCTGGTCCAGAATATTTTTACAAAATATCTAATGGGGACGAGTTTTATTCAGTAACTGCATTATATATGACTAATGAAGTATCTGGAGAATTAGTAATTGAAGATTCCGAATCCAAAGAGCTTAGATACTTTTATTTAGAAAATTTACCCAAACCAATGGATAAAGAGTATATAGATTGTATAGAAGCTTATATTAGGAAAATTTCTTAA
- a CDS encoding IS110 family transposase, which produces MKFKSQARQNQLIEKITSSHLVVGIDIAQQTHVARAVNFRGIIIGEALSFTNDEDGFNSLLQWIQKLQTAHQLSATVVGMEPTGHYWLNVSRWLAARQFEVVLVNPHLVKKNKENRDNTPSKSDKKDALVIADMVKNGYYSFRRNTPEAFEELRVLLSNRDSVVKRLVSAKNQIHRWVDIVFPELRQVFKHITCIGALVTLRLFPTPAELSQLQPQDVIKGWKSIMKRHSGSRKAQELVTLASRSVGSRQATHAYQLHLKQLLAEYDLACEQLQVVEQEIVAVLERIPFAKSMLAIKGISVISLAGILGEAGDLSGFVHGNALLRHAGLNLAESSSGKWTGQMVISKRGRSRLRRFLYIATMCLVMNNPEFQAMHKYNVNVKKMKKMKSIMKLCGKLARILVGMARSGQAYTPLKTLPLEQAA; this is translated from the coding sequence ATGAAGTTTAAATCGCAAGCCAGACAAAATCAACTCATTGAAAAGATTACCTCTTCGCATCTCGTTGTCGGGATCGACATCGCTCAGCAGACACATGTTGCACGCGCTGTAAACTTTCGCGGCATCATCATTGGAGAAGCGTTGTCGTTTACGAATGACGAAGATGGATTTAACAGCCTACTTCAATGGATCCAGAAGCTGCAAACAGCTCATCAATTAAGTGCGACCGTCGTCGGCATGGAACCTACGGGACACTATTGGCTTAACGTGTCTCGATGGTTGGCTGCACGCCAATTTGAAGTCGTTTTGGTGAATCCGCATCTTGTGAAAAAGAACAAAGAGAACCGAGATAATACGCCCTCAAAGAGCGACAAAAAGGATGCCCTTGTCATCGCCGACATGGTGAAGAACGGGTACTACTCGTTTAGACGCAACACCCCTGAAGCGTTCGAGGAACTCCGTGTTCTTCTTTCGAACCGGGACTCTGTGGTGAAACGTCTCGTCAGTGCAAAAAACCAAATCCACCGTTGGGTGGACATTGTTTTCCCGGAATTGCGGCAGGTATTCAAGCACATCACGTGTATCGGTGCCTTGGTCACGCTACGCCTCTTCCCTACACCGGCAGAATTAAGCCAACTACAACCGCAAGACGTGATTAAAGGGTGGAAATCAATCATGAAGCGGCACAGTGGATCACGAAAAGCCCAGGAACTCGTTACACTGGCCAGCCGCTCTGTCGGATCTCGCCAAGCTACGCATGCATACCAACTGCATTTGAAGCAACTGCTTGCCGAGTATGACCTGGCCTGCGAGCAGCTGCAGGTCGTAGAGCAGGAGATCGTCGCTGTGTTAGAGCGCATTCCCTTTGCAAAATCCATGCTTGCGATCAAGGGAATTAGTGTCATTTCACTGGCCGGTATTCTGGGTGAGGCTGGGGATTTAAGCGGATTTGTTCACGGGAATGCCTTGCTGCGCCATGCCGGCCTAAATCTTGCGGAATCCAGCTCCGGTAAATGGACCGGACAAATGGTCATTAGTAAGCGCGGTCGCTCCCGGCTCCGCCGCTTCCTCTACATAGCGACCATGTGTTTAGTGATGAACAATCCAGAGTTTCAAGCGATGCATAAATACAATGTGAACGTGAAGAAGATGAAGAAAATGAAGTCCATTATGAAGCTCTGCGGTAAATTGGCTCGCATCTTGGTGGGGATGGCTCGCAGTGGTCAAGCCTACACACCATTGAAAACATTGCCACTTGAACAAGCAGCTTAA
- a CDS encoding class I SAM-dependent methyltransferase: MESRNDVSIKFDEVAHEYDNQRRKLIPCFDDFYNVSVSIADANSNSPNILDLGAGTGLFSSLILQKYPEAKITLIDISEKMLEVAKSRLKGFTNVNYVLDDYTNFISHEKYDIIISALSIHHLADTNKLELYKNTYLNLKNKGVFINADQVLGDTSFIESLYKNDWKKKVEASGLSIDEIESAYERTKLDRMSNLKTQINWLQEIGFLDVDCVFKYFNFVVLYGRKLM, from the coding sequence GTGGAAAGTCGAAATGATGTTAGTATCAAATTTGATGAAGTTGCACATGAATATGATAATCAAAGAAGAAAACTTATACCATGCTTTGATGATTTTTATAATGTATCAGTATCTATTGCAGATGCAAATTCGAATTCCCCTAATATATTAGATTTAGGTGCTGGAACAGGATTGTTTTCGTCACTCATATTACAGAAATATCCCGAAGCAAAGATTACTCTAATTGATATTTCCGAAAAAATGTTAGAGGTTGCGAAGTCAAGACTTAAGGGATTTACTAATGTTAACTATGTACTGGATGATTATACAAATTTTATTTCGCATGAGAAGTATGACATTATCATTTCAGCCCTTTCGATTCACCATCTTGCAGATACTAATAAACTGGAACTATACAAAAACACATATTTGAATTTGAAGAATAAAGGTGTATTTATTAATGCTGATCAAGTTCTTGGTGATACCTCGTTTATTGAATCCCTTTATAAAAATGACTGGAAGAAAAAAGTTGAAGCCAGTGGTTTATCTATTGACGAAATTGAGTCCGCTTATGAAAGAACGAAACTCGATAGAATGTCAAATTTAAAAACACAAATCAATTGGTTACAAGAAATTGGCTTTTTGGATGTAGATTGTGTTTTTAAGTATTTCAACTTTGTTGTTTTATATGGAAGAAAACTAATGTGA